Proteins encoded in a region of the Limnothrix sp. FACHB-406 genome:
- a CDS encoding type II toxin-antitoxin system VapC family toxin, with product MLVGYLLDTNIVSAIIQGNISVKAKFLEVIVVMPIAISAITYFECRRGLLANKSQKKIQAFTDFCQLVDILPVTHPEIVEIASEIYADLRSRGCLIQDADILIAATAIAHNWILISNDSDLSRVQGLQLENWLIR from the coding sequence GTGTTGGTTGGCTATCTGCTGGATACGAATATTGTGAGTGCCATCATTCAGGGCAATATCTCAGTAAAAGCTAAGTTTCTTGAGGTAATTGTGGTGATGCCAATCGCTATTAGCGCTATTACCTACTTTGAATGTCGGCGTGGGTTGTTGGCGAACAAGTCGCAAAAGAAAATCCAAGCCTTTACTGATTTTTGCCAATTGGTCGATATCTTACCAGTGACGCATCCGGAAATTGTGGAAATTGCTAGCGAGATTTATGCAGATCTGCGATCGCGCGGTTGCTTGATTCAAGATGCAGATATTTTGATTGCAGCAACGGCGATCGCCCACAACTGGATTTTGATTTCCAACGATTCTGATCTCTCTCGCGTGCAAGGATTGCAATTGGAGAATTGGTTAATTCGCTAA
- a CDS encoding FAD-binding domain-containing protein, protein MSELLLFWHRKDLRISDNLGLAQAVARSPKVVGVFCLDPGILDRDDVAPARVAYLIGCLAELQQTYQERGGDFLILKGDPTVEIPNLADRLGAVAVAWNWDVEPYALQRDRALLAALKERGVAAQTQWDQLLHAPDEIRTGSGTPYTVYGPFWKNWQSRSKATPAPAPDRLLPLTEAERAKTQAIPLPTARQLGYPWDGPWILEPGTAAARSRLETFCQRAIEAYDPDRNFPALEGTSGLSAALKFGAIGIREIWQASASALDHARSEEAINSIRTWQQELAWREFYQHVMYHFPELAEGAYRAPLKTFPWENNEALFEAWCNGQTGYPIVDAAMRQLNETGWMHNRCRMIVASFLTKDLIIDWRWGEKYFMQNLVDGDLSANNGGWQWSASSGMDPKPLRIFNPASQAQKFDAEGDYIRQWVPELRRLDTGSLLTGKITPIERRSLGYPAPIVDHKIQQERFKQLYKAQKA, encoded by the coding sequence ATGTCCGAATTGCTGTTGTTTTGGCATCGAAAAGACCTGCGAATTTCCGATAATTTAGGTCTAGCCCAAGCCGTTGCTCGATCGCCCAAAGTTGTCGGTGTTTTCTGTCTTGATCCTGGAATTCTCGATCGGGATGATGTGGCTCCCGCACGGGTGGCTTATCTGATCGGCTGCTTGGCAGAATTGCAGCAAACCTATCAAGAACGGGGTGGGGATTTCCTGATCCTCAAAGGGGATCCCACGGTGGAAATTCCCAACTTAGCCGATCGCCTCGGAGCTGTGGCCGTGGCCTGGAATTGGGATGTGGAACCCTACGCCTTGCAGCGCGATCGGGCCCTGTTGGCTGCCCTGAAGGAGCGGGGCGTTGCTGCTCAAACCCAGTGGGATCAACTGCTCCATGCGCCGGACGAAATTCGCACCGGCTCCGGCACGCCCTACACGGTCTATGGGCCCTTTTGGAAAAATTGGCAGTCCCGATCGAAAGCGACCCCCGCGCCCGCGCCCGATCGCCTCTTGCCCCTCACCGAAGCTGAACGGGCCAAAACCCAGGCGATCCCGCTGCCCACCGCTCGCCAATTGGGGTATCCCTGGGATGGGCCTTGGATTTTGGAACCGGGAACCGCCGCCGCCCGATCGCGCTTGGAAACCTTCTGCCAACGGGCCATTGAAGCCTACGATCCCGATCGCAACTTCCCCGCCTTGGAGGGCACATCGGGCCTGAGCGCCGCTTTGAAATTTGGGGCGATCGGGATTCGGGAAATTTGGCAGGCCAGCGCCAGCGCCCTCGACCATGCCCGCAGCGAAGAAGCCATCAACAGCATTCGCACCTGGCAACAGGAATTAGCCTGGCGCGAGTTTTATCAACATGTGATGTATCACTTTCCCGAACTTGCGGAAGGAGCCTATCGTGCGCCCCTCAAAACTTTTCCTTGGGAGAACAATGAAGCTCTCTTTGAAGCTTGGTGCAATGGCCAAACGGGTTATCCGATCGTTGATGCGGCGATGCGTCAACTGAATGAAACTGGCTGGATGCACAACCGTTGTCGCATGATTGTGGCCAGTTTCCTAACCAAAGATTTGATCATCGATTGGCGTTGGGGCGAAAAATACTTTATGCAAAATCTGGTCGATGGCGATCTTTCAGCTAACAATGGCGGTTGGCAGTGGAGCGCTTCCAGTGGCATGGATCCAAAGCCGTTACGCATTTTTAATCCCGCTAGCCAAGCCCAAAAATTTGATGCGGAGGGTGACTATATTCGCCAGTGGGTTCCTGAGTTGCGCCGGTTGGATACGGGATCATTACTCACGGGAAAAATTACCCCGATCGAGCGTCGATCATTGGGTTATCCCGCCCCGATCGTTGATCACAAAATTCAGCAGGAACGCTTTAAGCAACTCTACAAAGCCCAAAAAGCCTAA
- a CDS encoding sensor histidine kinase — MYSQPHTPDAALTHSLAPADTAEHRHWESDLKLIVEGIASQIGEEFFRACVRYLAELLQIRYALIAEFIDGEPPKAKTLAFWAGDDFGMDFDYVLEGTPCGVVVNKGLQIYDCKIQQKFPEDIDLVTMGAESYLGIPICNMAGETIGHIAGLHVQPLTRSYEEQAAILKIFAARSAAEIERQLTERELKQKNLRLETTLNQLKQTQMQLIHAEKMSSLGNMVAGLAHEINNPISFIHGNLSHARQYFDELLELIRLYEQEHTQPSQAIQDKLEAIDLDFLRTDIYQLFQSMQQGSQRIGDIVKSYRTFSRLDESTFKFVDIHESLESVLVIVQGRLQAEGLTSKITINKTYGNLPHIYCSPAQLNQVFLNLLNNAIDALEELDQQQQFDRKSDSLNHFSRHIWLQTFLISEHQIQISISDNGSGISEEVQAKIFDPFFTTKLIGKGTGLGLAVSYQIITDMHHGVIEVNSCPGQGTTFTIKLPITP; from the coding sequence ATGTACTCTCAGCCTCATACACCTGACGCTGCGCTCACACATTCGTTAGCGCCCGCTGACACGGCCGAACATCGACATTGGGAGTCAGATTTAAAGCTCATTGTTGAAGGAATTGCTTCTCAAATTGGCGAAGAGTTTTTTCGAGCCTGTGTTCGGTATCTAGCAGAGCTGTTGCAAATTCGCTATGCATTAATTGCTGAATTTATTGATGGTGAACCTCCTAAGGCAAAAACCCTAGCTTTTTGGGCTGGTGATGATTTTGGCATGGATTTTGATTATGTTTTGGAGGGAACACCCTGTGGAGTTGTGGTTAATAAGGGGCTGCAAATTTATGATTGCAAAATTCAGCAAAAATTCCCTGAAGACATTGACCTCGTGACCATGGGGGCAGAGAGCTATCTAGGGATCCCAATTTGTAATATGGCAGGAGAAACGATTGGTCACATTGCTGGTTTACACGTCCAGCCCTTAACCCGCAGTTATGAGGAGCAGGCAGCCATTCTCAAAATTTTTGCGGCTCGTTCAGCAGCAGAAATTGAACGACAACTAACCGAACGCGAACTAAAACAAAAAAATCTCCGCTTAGAGACCACGCTGAATCAGCTCAAGCAAACTCAAATGCAATTGATTCATGCGGAAAAAATGTCAAGCCTAGGAAACATGGTCGCGGGCCTTGCCCATGAAATCAATAATCCGATTAGTTTCATTCATGGAAACCTATCCCATGCTCGTCAATATTTTGATGAGCTATTGGAGCTGATCCGACTCTACGAACAAGAACATACTCAGCCCAGCCAAGCCATTCAAGATAAGCTGGAAGCGATCGACCTTGATTTTCTAAGAACAGACATCTATCAACTGTTTCAATCTATGCAGCAAGGTTCCCAGCGAATTGGCGACATTGTGAAGTCCTACCGAACCTTTTCACGCCTGGATGAATCGACTTTCAAGTTTGTGGATATTCATGAAAGTCTGGAGTCTGTTTTAGTTATTGTGCAGGGGCGCTTACAAGCCGAGGGACTAACATCAAAGATCACCATTAACAAAACCTATGGTAATTTACCCCATATTTATTGCTCTCCTGCACAGCTCAATCAGGTATTTTTAAATCTTCTGAACAATGCCATTGATGCCTTAGAAGAACTCGATCAACAACAGCAATTTGACCGAAAAAGCGACTCGCTCAATCATTTTTCTCGTCATATCTGGCTTCAAACATTCCTGATTTCAGAGCACCAAATTCAAATTTCAATTTCTGATAACGGCTCGGGGATTTCAGAGGAAGTTCAAGCCAAAATTTTTGACCCATTCTTCACAACCAAGCTCATCGGAAAAGGAACAGGACTTGGGTTAGCCGTGAGTTACCAAATCATCACAGATATGCATCATGGCGTGATTGAGGTCAACTCCTGCCCTGGTCAAGGCACAACATTTACAATTAAGCTACCGATCACGCCTTAG
- a CDS encoding type II toxin-antitoxin system VapC family toxin, protein MVYLLDTNIVSEFLKRDSQLLSQLRLLLATESVAISAITYYEIRRGLLAKAAPKQLELFDRFCQLVNIVPVTHPEIVNIASEIYADLRSRGCLIQDADILIAATAITQNWILISNDSDLSRVQGLRLENWLIR, encoded by the coding sequence ATGGTTTATTTACTAGATACCAATATCGTCAGTGAGTTTTTAAAACGGGATTCTCAACTGCTGTCTCAGCTTCGGTTGTTGTTGGCAACTGAGTCCGTAGCCATTAGCGCTATCACCTACTATGAAATTAGGCGGGGTCTATTAGCAAAGGCCGCACCCAAACAATTAGAACTATTTGATCGATTCTGCCAGCTTGTGAATATCGTACCGGTCACACATCCCGAAATTGTCAATATTGCTAGCGAGATTTATGCAGATCTGCGATCGCGCGGTTGCTTGATTCAAGATGCAGATATCTTGATTGCGGCAACGGCGATCACCCAAAATTGGATTTTGATTTCCAATGATTCTGATCTCTCTCGCGTGCAAGGATTACGATTGGAAAATTGGCTGATTCGTTGA